Proteins from a genomic interval of Rhinoraja longicauda isolate Sanriku21f chromosome 16, sRhiLon1.1, whole genome shotgun sequence:
- the LOC144601114 gene encoding uncharacterized protein LOC144601114 isoform X1, producing the protein MEHQCEYEDCGKVFNFPTQLETSERTHTKGRPFTCSVCRKGFTRSSHLLAHQRIHTGERPYTCTMCGKGFTESSKLKAHHQVHTDQRTFNCSKCEKSFKSSQYLRRHQQIHSTERPFTCSVCGKSFTHSSKLQVHKRVHTGEWPFTCSVCGKGFNQSSQLLTHQRVHTGERPFTCSVCGKGFTRSFHLLVHERVHTGKRPFSCAMCRKEFAQSSHLLIHQRVHTGERPFSCSVCGKGFTQSSSLLTHQRVHTGEKPFSCPACGKGFTSSSSLLVHRRVHTGERPFSCSVCSKGFISSSILLRHQRVHTGEGLYSCAVCGKGFTCSSSLLVHRRIHTGERPFSCNVCGKGFTRLANLQSHQRVHN; encoded by the coding sequence ATGGAACATCAGTGTGAATATGAGGACTGTGGGAAAGTGTTCAATTTCCCAACCCAACTGGAAACTAGTGAGCGCACTCACACCAAAGGGAGGCCATTCACCTGCTCCGTGTGCAGGAAGGGATTCAcacgctcgtcccacctgctggcGCACCAGAggattcacactggggagaggccataCACCTGCAccatgtgtgggaagggattcacggAGTCATCCAAGCTAAAGGCGCatcaccaggtccacaccgatcAAAGAACATTCAATTGCTCCAAATGTGAAAAGAGTTTCAAAAGCTCACAGTACTTGCGAAGACATCAGCAGATTCACTCGACGGAGAGGCCTTTCACCTGCTCCGTGTGTGGGAAAAGCTTCACCCACTCATCCAAGCTGCAGGTCCACAAGCGAGTCCACACAGGTGAATGGCCATTCACCTGCTCTGTGTGCGGGAAAGGATTCAACCAGTCATCGCAACTGCTGACACACCAGCgcgttcacaccggggagaggcctttCACTTGCtctgtgtgtgggaagggattcactcgCTCTTTCCATCTCCTGGTGCACGAGCGAGTTCACACTGGCAAAAGACCGTTCTCCTGCGCAATGTGCAGGAAAGAGTTCGCTCAGTCCTCCCATCTGCTGATCCACCAGCGGGTCCACACCGGGGAGCGGCCGTTCTCCTGCTCCGTGTGTGGGAAGGGGTTCACTCAGTCGTCCAGCCTGCTGACGCACCAGCGGGTTCACACTGGGGAGAAGCCATTCTCCTGCCCTGCTTGCGGTAAGGGCTTCACCTCTTCGTCCAGCCTCTTGGTCCACCGCCGGGTTCACACCGGGGAGCGGCCCTTCTCCTGCTCCGTCTGCAGCAAGGGGTTCATCTCCTCATCCATCCTACTGCGACACCAGCGGGTTCACACCGGAGAGGGACTGTACTCCTGCGCAGTGTGCGGGAAAGGATTCACCTGCTCGTCCAGTCTGCTGGTGCACCGGCGGATTCACACGGGGGAGAGGCCCTTTTCCTGCAACGTGTGTGGGAAAGGGTTCACTCGATTGGCCAACCTACAGTCGCACCAGCGCGTTCACAATTGA
- the LOC144601111 gene encoding uncharacterized protein LOC144601111 isoform X1, with protein MMETLWKCRDCGKGFSGPSDLETHQRTHSKEKRFTCPMCGKQFNQLSDLLRHERVHTGERPFICTVCGKGFTQSSNLVAHQRLHTGERPFNCSLCGKGFAYSSNLLRHQRDHIGDRPFTCSVCGKAFIQSSDLLIHQRVHTGERPFTCSVCGKQYTRSSNLMTHQRSHTGERPFSCFVCGKGFAQLSHLKSHQRVHADRKTFDCSNCEKSCRSPEDLLRHQRAHTQQRLYSCSECGKGFTQSSHLLKHQRVHTGERPFTCSMCGKGFKCSSNLLMHQRIHTGERPFTCSMCGKGFAQSSSLLTHQRVHTGEKPFSCSVCGKGFTCSSNLLVHQRVHTGERPFSCSVCGKGFTQSSHLLMHRRVHTGERPFSCSMCGKGFARLCNLQTHQRVHK; from the coding sequence ATGATGGAGACGTTGTGGAAATGTAGGGACTGCGGGAAGGGATTCAGTGGTCCATCTGATCTTGAGACTCATCAGCGCACTCACAGCAAGGAGAAGAGGTTCACCTGCCCCATGTGTGGGAAACAGTTCAATCAGTTATCTGACCTCCTGCGACACGAGCGAgttcacaccggagagaggccattcATCTGTACAGTGTGCGGTAAGGGCTTCACTCAGTCGTCCAACTTGGTGGCACACCAGCGActtcacaccggagagaggccgttcaACTGCTCCCTCTGCGGGAAGGGGTTTGCGTACTCCTCCAACCTGCTGAGACACCAACGAGATCACATTGGAGACAGGCCGTTCACTTGCTCGGTGTGCGGGAAGGCTTTCATCCAGTCGTCTGACCTCCTGATTCACCAGCGGGTCCACACCGGGGAAAGGCCATTCACCTGCTCGGTGTGCGGGAAGCAGTACACTCGTTCGTCCAACCTCATGACGCACCAGCGATCTCACACGGGGGAGAGGCCATTCTCCTGCTTTGTTTGCGGGAAGGGATTTGCGCAGCTCTCTCATTTAAAGTCACATCAGCGGGTTCACGCTGACAGGAAAACCTTTGACTGTTCAAATTGCGAGAAGAGCTGCAGAAGCCCAGAGGATCTGCTGAGGCACCAGCGAGCCCACACTCAACAGAGGCTGTACTCCTGCTCCGAGTGCGGAAAGGGATTCACTCAGTCGTCGCACCTGCTCAAGCACCAGCGAGtgcacaccggggagaggccgttcacctgctccaTGTGCGGGAAGGGATTCAAATGTTCCTCCAACCTGCTGATGCATCAGCGGATTCACACAGGGGAGAGACCGTTCACCTGCTCGATGTGCGGGAAGGGATTTGCCCAGTCGTCCAGCCTGCTGACGCACCAACGGGTTCACACCGGAGAGAAACCCTTCTCCTGCTCCGTGTGTGGGAAGGGGTTCACTTGTTCATCCAACTTGCTTGTGCACCAGCgggttcacaccggggagaggccattCTCCTGTTCAGTTTGTGGAAAGGGTTTCACTCAGTCATCCCACCTGCTGATGCACCGGCGAGTTCACACTGGGGAAAGGCCTTTCTCCTGCTCGATGTGTGGGAAGGGTTTTGCCCGTTTATGCAATCTGCAGACACACCAGCGAGTTCATAAATGA